From one Paenibacillus sp. FSL K6-1330 genomic stretch:
- a CDS encoding glycoside hydrolase family 99-like domain-containing protein, with translation MASFNLKYYYNEDDYSDGEEVENEILEIVRNKNYPYIESLDNVSWPVFYHLSSLRHNILNWFPFKEGCSILEVGSGCGALTGLLCKKADYVASVELTKQRATINYERHKSQGNLEIFVGNIKNMRFNRKFDYVIVNGVLEYAGGFIEGDRPYEEFLNQLTPLLAENGKLLLAIENRLGMKYFSGAKEDHVGELFVGLDGYPHNTKVRTFSKTEISSLLSECGLVAEKFYYPYPDYKFPEVVYSEQGFDKIPLSYDVHSYDTDRFMFFDEIEMQNLLIREKVESSFSNSFLIVAHDNGYEHVSNEHDIQYVKINANRDDAYKICTVVYNDDGKLKVKKQALTKEAVTHLEKMKHYYQQSNDSKGGVDLLPVEMIGKELIYDYVNLPTVEKILLEQSKNIDDSGFFSILSMFYNVLTSYGIQQNYYTSEFHGIFGPTKCNEDLEFTPFSNIDVLFDNIFYDTRNLVIFDYEWYMGCHLPVKFIFWRAIKEFYQKHIVVNNQVPEERIYQLFEITDEMIGTFYQWEGYFSANYVKMFDKSILQKKTKYLTNDDYIFSDDYGVANLYIDTGNGFNDHDKIQVDYTKSSREITLNFDLSQFAVRNLRFDPIEGEYCVCEISRAEIDGNECVFLPYNSIPLKSVGDIFLTKDPIYFLQENSTNCNFLEVTFHLETLKQDTLVTYLSTAIESEIIEKDALRAENLSLNQKKDNLILKNAEYEFKIEQLENNQHELKLTVDHLTSDIQIKQSTVDRLTSDLQRKQSDVDGLTSELQKKQSDVDHLTSDLQQKQIDLSFLSTDRNELAHNLEILAREYNILVNSKTWKLTKPIRKVLDIAKTRRQKAINVSRESIKLLGKTSQNIKTIGWKKTMKKILTKGPECIENVRDSGKIAELVHTSDIWQKIDSWIEETSHTFIDIFHVPMGWNTPLFQRFQHLSIQAGNVGGISFYGAHPLVDKDIEICEFISPTLCIVNLDNYEVKRKLFEILDRKSGLKIIRLQSIDLATTIDDLRSFQEKGYNILYEYIDEITPQITGNIPKFVLDRHEYVLSNEEISVVATSDKLFNQVKPYRTRNMEMITNGVDYDHWNIDRNSIDCPEDIKGIVNSDKVVIGYHGALAQWIDYDLLIKLAMDERFILLLIGHEHDESLKDSGLLTYKNVHFIGSKPYSELSQYAAFYDIAILPFIVNDITESVSPVKIFEYMASQKPIVTYALPECLKYKSCLIANTEKEFIEQIEKALKLRFDKSYCRLLTEEALENTWESITQQTIDLVRSNQFHTVSALNEVVATKTLESQVVESAAQKYTQDKRLYRAMKSAFWKLPLLSPNAKGRFLYWSKKTFKPSLLDYPGDNHDDDDIESIASSINTVDLVPENNAESMKYIEQILRIPDKDLSAYIPITEAPYKRQGGDSKIIAYYLTQFHPDPHNEEWWGKGVTEWNNVCRAVPQFVGHYQPRLPGELGFYDLRLRENMARQIELAQMYGVYGFSFYYYWFDGERLLEKPIEMFLADKSLDFPFSLCWANENWTKRFDGTNSGILMEQPKSVESYKNVIKDMIRFLRDERYITVQGKKMITVYRPSLMPEPEKVLNYWREYCLEQEIGELYIIAVKENMTNLDLLGLGYDAVSEFHPGTVYTNCKNITQDIDYVRDDFAGEVFDYKDLVENQRYFKYDLPKLYRAVMPMWDNTARRNNKGMIFQGATPALYKQWLKDVIKEGENRLDLDDQMVFINAWNEWGEGAYLEPDKRYGYAYLQATKEAVEESRRLILKKK, from the coding sequence TTGGCTAGTTTTAACTTGAAATACTATTACAACGAAGATGATTATTCAGATGGTGAGGAAGTAGAAAATGAAATATTAGAGATAGTTCGTAACAAAAATTATCCGTACATAGAAAGTTTAGATAATGTAAGTTGGCCAGTATTCTATCATCTTTCCTCACTTCGCCATAATATTTTGAATTGGTTCCCTTTCAAAGAAGGTTGTTCAATCTTAGAAGTTGGCTCAGGTTGCGGCGCTTTAACAGGACTCCTATGCAAAAAGGCTGACTATGTAGCATCTGTAGAGTTAACCAAACAAAGGGCAACCATAAATTACGAGAGACACAAGTCTCAGGGAAATCTAGAAATATTTGTTGGCAATATAAAAAATATGCGCTTTAACAGGAAGTTTGATTACGTTATTGTAAACGGCGTTTTAGAGTATGCCGGAGGGTTCATTGAGGGTGATAGACCGTATGAAGAATTTTTGAACCAGTTAACTCCCCTCCTTGCTGAAAATGGTAAGCTCTTGTTGGCTATCGAAAATAGGTTGGGGATGAAGTATTTCTCTGGAGCAAAAGAAGATCATGTGGGGGAGTTGTTTGTTGGCTTAGATGGTTACCCTCACAATACTAAAGTTAGAACTTTTTCGAAAACTGAAATTTCATCATTATTGAGCGAATGTGGACTTGTGGCAGAGAAATTCTATTATCCGTACCCGGATTATAAATTTCCTGAAGTTGTCTATTCAGAGCAAGGATTCGATAAGATTCCTCTATCGTATGATGTTCATAGTTATGATACTGACAGGTTTATGTTTTTTGACGAAATAGAGATGCAAAATTTATTAATTCGAGAGAAAGTCGAAAGCAGCTTCTCGAATTCTTTCTTGATTGTAGCACATGATAATGGCTATGAGCATGTAAGCAACGAGCACGACATACAGTATGTTAAGATTAACGCCAACAGAGACGATGCATATAAAATCTGCACCGTTGTTTATAATGATGATGGAAAATTAAAGGTAAAGAAACAAGCACTGACTAAAGAAGCGGTTACTCATCTTGAAAAAATGAAACATTACTATCAACAATCCAACGATTCTAAGGGCGGAGTTGATTTATTGCCTGTGGAGATGATTGGGAAAGAGTTGATATATGATTACGTAAATTTGCCGACAGTCGAGAAAATACTGTTGGAACAATCGAAAAATATTGACGACAGTGGGTTTTTCTCTATTCTTTCTATGTTCTATAACGTCCTTACTTCTTATGGGATCCAACAAAATTATTATACCAGTGAGTTTCATGGGATTTTTGGACCTACAAAGTGTAACGAGGATTTAGAGTTTACCCCATTCAGTAATATTGATGTTTTATTTGATAATATATTCTATGATACTCGTAACCTAGTGATTTTTGATTATGAATGGTATATGGGTTGTCATTTACCAGTGAAATTTATTTTTTGGCGGGCTATTAAAGAATTTTACCAAAAACATATCGTTGTTAACAATCAGGTTCCAGAGGAGAGAATTTATCAACTTTTTGAAATAACCGATGAAATGATAGGAACATTCTATCAATGGGAAGGATACTTTTCTGCGAATTATGTAAAAATGTTTGACAAGTCTATTCTGCAGAAAAAAACCAAGTATTTGACGAATGACGACTATATCTTTAGTGATGATTATGGTGTTGCGAATTTATATATAGATACAGGCAATGGATTTAATGATCATGATAAAATCCAAGTTGATTATACTAAGAGTTCAAGAGAGATTACCCTGAATTTTGATTTGAGCCAGTTTGCTGTGAGAAACCTTCGGTTTGATCCGATCGAAGGAGAATATTGCGTATGTGAAATTTCCCGTGCAGAAATTGATGGAAACGAGTGTGTTTTCTTGCCGTATAATTCCATTCCTTTAAAAAGTGTGGGGGATATTTTTTTAACCAAAGATCCTATTTATTTCTTACAAGAAAACAGTACCAATTGTAATTTTCTGGAAGTGACATTTCATCTGGAAACACTTAAACAAGATACACTTGTTACTTATCTATCAACAGCGATTGAATCAGAAATTATAGAAAAAGATGCCTTGCGTGCTGAAAATCTATCGCTTAATCAAAAGAAAGATAATCTTATTCTCAAAAATGCAGAATATGAGTTCAAAATAGAGCAGCTAGAAAATAATCAGCACGAACTAAAATTAACTGTGGATCATTTAACTTCCGATATACAAATAAAACAATCAACCGTAGATCGTTTAACTTCCGATTTGCAAAGAAAACAATCGGATGTAGATGGTTTAACTTCCGAACTGCAGAAAAAACAATCGGATGTAGATCATTTAACTTCCGATCTGCAACAAAAACAAATTGACTTATCCTTTCTTAGTACAGACCGGAATGAACTTGCTCATAATCTGGAGATTTTAGCCAGGGAATATAATATACTAGTGAACTCAAAAACTTGGAAATTAACTAAGCCGATAAGGAAAGTGCTGGATATAGCAAAAACTAGAAGGCAAAAAGCGATTAATGTTAGTAGGGAAAGTATTAAGTTGTTGGGGAAAACCAGTCAAAATATTAAAACTATAGGTTGGAAAAAAACAATGAAAAAGATACTAACTAAAGGACCAGAGTGCATTGAGAATGTTAGAGATTCCGGTAAAATTGCCGAATTAGTTCACACCAGCGATATATGGCAAAAGATAGATTCGTGGATTGAGGAAACGTCACATACTTTTATTGATATTTTCCATGTCCCAATGGGTTGGAATACACCGTTATTTCAGCGGTTCCAGCACTTGTCCATACAAGCTGGGAATGTAGGTGGTATCTCATTTTATGGCGCACATCCTTTAGTAGATAAAGATATTGAAATCTGCGAATTTATTTCTCCCACGCTTTGTATCGTGAATCTCGATAACTACGAGGTTAAAAGGAAGTTGTTTGAGATCTTAGATAGAAAATCGGGTCTTAAAATTATTCGGTTGCAGTCTATTGATTTAGCTACAACTATTGATGATTTGAGATCATTCCAGGAAAAAGGATATAACATTTTATATGAGTATATAGATGAAATAACTCCACAAATAACAGGTAACATCCCTAAGTTTGTATTAGATAGACATGAATATGTTCTATCAAATGAAGAGATTTCTGTTGTGGCAACATCTGATAAATTATTCAATCAGGTAAAACCTTACCGAACTCGAAACATGGAAATGATAACGAATGGCGTCGATTACGATCATTGGAATATTGACCGCAATTCGATTGACTGCCCTGAAGATATTAAGGGTATCGTTAACAGCGATAAAGTCGTGATCGGATATCATGGTGCGCTAGCACAATGGATCGACTATGATCTATTAATAAAATTAGCTATGGATGAAAGATTTATTCTGTTACTGATTGGTCATGAGCATGATGAAAGTCTAAAAGATAGTGGACTTTTAACTTACAAAAACGTACATTTTATAGGTTCAAAACCATATAGTGAGCTAAGCCAATATGCGGCGTTTTATGACATCGCCATTTTACCGTTTATTGTTAATGATATTACGGAGTCTGTTTCTCCAGTAAAGATTTTTGAATACATGGCCTCACAAAAACCGATAGTTACCTATGCTCTTCCTGAATGTCTGAAATACAAATCATGTTTAATAGCAAATACGGAGAAAGAGTTTATTGAGCAGATTGAGAAGGCTCTAAAATTACGTTTTGATAAATCTTATTGCCGTTTGTTGACAGAAGAAGCGTTGGAGAATACATGGGAATCAATTACTCAACAGACTATTGATTTGGTAAGAAGCAATCAATTTCATACGGTCAGTGCCTTGAATGAAGTGGTTGCTACCAAGACTCTAGAGTCTCAAGTTGTAGAAAGCGCAGCACAAAAATATACGCAAGATAAAAGATTGTACCGTGCAATGAAGAGTGCATTCTGGAAATTACCGTTACTATCTCCAAATGCAAAAGGAAGATTTTTATACTGGTCAAAAAAGACATTCAAACCTTCCTTATTAGACTATCCAGGTGATAACCATGATGATGATGATATAGAGTCAATTGCTTCATCTATAAACACGGTAGATCTGGTTCCAGAGAATAATGCTGAATCAATGAAGTATATTGAACAGATTTTAAGAATCCCTGATAAGGATTTATCAGCTTATATTCCAATTACCGAAGCTCCATATAAGCGTCAGGGTGGGGATAGTAAGATAATTGCCTATTACCTGACACAATTTCATCCAGACCCGCATAATGAAGAATGGTGGGGAAAAGGGGTTACAGAATGGAATAATGTCTGTCGAGCTGTCCCGCAGTTTGTTGGGCATTATCAGCCGCGTTTGCCAGGGGAACTTGGGTTTTACGATCTTCGTTTGAGGGAAAATATGGCCCGGCAAATAGAATTAGCTCAAATGTATGGGGTTTACGGTTTCTCGTTCTATTATTACTGGTTTGACGGAGAGCGACTGCTAGAGAAGCCGATTGAGATGTTCCTGGCCGATAAAAGTTTGGACTTTCCTTTCTCTCTGTGCTGGGCAAATGAGAATTGGACGAAGCGTTTTGACGGAACGAACTCAGGGATATTGATGGAACAGCCTAAAAGTGTAGAGAGCTACAAGAATGTCATTAAAGACATGATTCGGTTTTTAAGAGATGAGCGATATATCACAGTTCAAGGAAAAAAAATGATTACGGTGTATAGACCGTCGTTAATGCCGGAACCGGAAAAGGTTCTCAATTATTGGCGAGAATATTGCCTGGAACAAGAGATAGGTGAATTGTATATCATTGCAGTAAAAGAAAATATGACTAATTTAGATCTGCTTGGTTTAGGTTACGATGCTGTCTCAGAGTTTCACCCGGGGACAGTATATACTAATTGTAAGAATATTACTCAGGATATTGATTATGTCCGCGATGATTTCGCGGGGGAAGTTTTCGATTATAAAGATCTAGTAGAAAATCAGCGTTATTTTAAATATGACCTCCCTAAGCTATATCGAGCGGTAATGCCAATGTGGGACAATACGGCACGTCGTAATAACAAAGGGATGATTTTCCAGGGGGCAACACCTGCATTGTACAAGCAATGGTTAAAAGATGTAATAAAAGAAGGGGAGAATAGGCTAGATCTAGACGATCAAATGGTATTCATAAATGCATGGAATGAGTGGGGAGAAGGTGCCTATTTAGAACCAGATAAAAGATATGGATATGCTTATTTACAGGCTACTAAAGAAGCGGTCGAGGAATCTAGACGTTTGATTTTAAAAAAGAAGTAA
- a CDS encoding ABC transporter ATP-binding protein codes for MINVENVSMKFRMANDRISSLKEFMVKKIAGKLEYNDFVALENVSFSIEKGEVVGIIGSNGAGKSTLLKIISGILTPTTGSVQVEGSIAPMLELGAGFDVDLTASENVFLNGAVLGYSKQYLIDRYDEIVSFSELEDFMDTPIRNFSSGMIMRLAFSIATLVNPDILIVDEILSVGDINFQKKSAKRMRELMSGGTTVILVSHSIDQIRSMCSKVVWLEHGNVKMVGNTQEVCSSYMKFTRQESLQEVQANSMVEAENAESMRWREKLFTPTSIEKIGDEYFIVDCWHHRVIYNQNLQDPIGSWKSISDNMGDPHTISSDGSIYLIEDTLGDEVRVFQRNGEGFLQSQIVERIGQRPNKIFYDADKERFYGISAMSQHVFVLKKVGLELLTEKVIRLGYLMEGSYIRSIRLIEGELYFVSGPGKIIVANYMNSSFDFLREYKVPFELRGMNDIIKVGSYFYLTVYQNGNGDIAPKIVRIKDLKDLENSLYEDIGGVLGIKGVPYNFSEIDGRTFLTEIDSYSRIISFLVIENKITDIQVHFDSGEPDEVSIQRRKKS; via the coding sequence TTGATTAATGTAGAAAATGTATCCATGAAATTTCGAATGGCAAATGATCGTATTTCTAGTTTGAAAGAATTCATGGTTAAAAAAATTGCAGGGAAACTCGAATACAACGATTTTGTTGCTTTAGAAAACGTCTCTTTTTCAATCGAAAAAGGTGAAGTGGTCGGTATTATTGGTAGTAATGGCGCTGGGAAAAGCACCTTGTTGAAGATCATATCGGGGATTTTGACACCTACTACTGGTTCTGTTCAAGTCGAAGGCAGCATAGCGCCAATGCTTGAATTAGGTGCTGGTTTTGATGTGGATTTAACTGCTAGTGAGAATGTTTTTTTGAATGGGGCAGTCCTTGGTTACTCCAAACAATATCTAATTGATCGTTACGATGAAATTGTGAGTTTTTCTGAGCTTGAAGATTTTATGGATACACCTATCCGTAATTTCTCATCAGGTATGATAATGCGTCTAGCCTTTTCTATTGCAACGCTGGTTAACCCTGATATCCTTATTGTTGATGAAATCCTGTCCGTAGGAGATATCAACTTCCAGAAGAAGAGCGCAAAAAGAATGCGAGAACTGATGAGCGGTGGAACTACAGTTATTCTGGTTTCTCATAGCATTGATCAGATACGCTCTATGTGTTCAAAGGTAGTTTGGTTGGAACATGGGAATGTGAAAATGGTGGGGAATACACAAGAAGTTTGCAGTTCATATATGAAATTCACAAGGCAAGAATCACTTCAAGAAGTGCAAGCTAATAGTATGGTAGAAGCAGAAAATGCGGAGTCAATGAGATGGAGAGAGAAACTATTCACACCGACTTCTATAGAGAAGATTGGGGATGAGTATTTTATTGTTGATTGCTGGCATCATAGGGTTATCTATAATCAAAACTTACAGGATCCTATCGGAAGCTGGAAATCAATATCAGATAACATGGGAGACCCCCACACTATATCCAGCGACGGGTCCATATACTTAATAGAGGATACTTTGGGAGATGAAGTTAGGGTCTTTCAACGTAATGGAGAGGGGTTTTTACAATCCCAAATCGTTGAACGTATAGGACAACGTCCGAATAAAATATTTTATGATGCAGATAAGGAACGCTTTTATGGGATATCTGCTATGTCTCAGCATGTCTTCGTGCTCAAAAAGGTGGGTCTTGAGCTATTAACTGAGAAAGTGATTAGACTAGGATATTTGATGGAAGGCTCATATATTCGCTCTATCCGATTAATTGAAGGAGAGCTTTATTTTGTGTCGGGGCCTGGGAAAATCATTGTAGCAAACTATATGAATTCGTCTTTTGATTTTCTCAGGGAATATAAAGTTCCATTTGAACTAAGAGGAATGAACGATATTATAAAAGTTGGATCTTACTTCTATCTAACTGTTTATCAAAATGGAAATGGAGATATTGCTCCAAAAATCGTAAGAATAAAGGATCTGAAGGATCTGGAAAATTCTCTATATGAGGATATTGGTGGTGTTTTGGGCATAAAAGGGGTTCCTTATAATTTTTCTGAAATTGATGGACGAACCTTCTTAACGGAAATCGATTCTTATTCAAGGATAATATCTTTTTTAGTCATTGAGAACAAAATAACAGATATTCAGGTTCATTTTGACTCAGGCGAACCGGACGAGGTCTCAATACAGCGCCGAAAAAAGAGCTAG
- a CDS encoding ABC transporter permease has protein sequence MFGTLIKKFTKYGFLLSQLVERDFKTKYRRSVLGILWSLLNPLLTMTVQYLVFSTLFRFDIPNYAVYLLSGIVFFNFMGEATSQAMTSIVQNASLINKVYVPKYIYPFSRILSCGVNFLLSLLALYIVILSTGINITYHHIAIIFGIACLFVFICGLSLILASMMVFFRDTQFLYSIGLTIWTYITPIFYPESILPPFMMTVMEFNPMYHFIRFVRVIILNGGFPDPMAWLYCGVFAVIPFIFGVFVFKRTQNKFILHL, from the coding sequence ATGTTTGGAACGTTAATAAAAAAGTTTACTAAGTATGGATTTCTCTTATCGCAATTAGTGGAAAGAGATTTTAAAACAAAATATAGACGATCTGTTCTTGGGATACTTTGGAGCTTATTAAATCCGTTGTTGACCATGACGGTACAATACTTAGTGTTTTCTACCTTGTTTCGTTTTGATATACCCAATTATGCAGTATATTTACTGAGTGGTATTGTATTTTTTAATTTTATGGGAGAGGCAACCTCGCAAGCTATGACCAGTATAGTCCAGAACGCATCTCTAATAAATAAGGTATATGTTCCGAAATATATTTATCCTTTTTCTCGCATCTTATCTTGTGGGGTGAATTTTCTACTGTCTTTACTAGCCCTTTATATAGTTATTTTATCAACAGGAATAAATATAACATATCATCATATCGCCATTATTTTTGGAATAGCATGTCTATTTGTATTTATTTGTGGACTTTCACTAATTCTCGCTTCTATGATGGTATTCTTTCGAGACACACAATTTTTATATAGTATTGGTTTAACGATATGGACATATATCACACCCATTTTTTATCCGGAGAGTATCCTTCCTCCTTTCATGATGACTGTAATGGAATTTAATCCTATGTATCATTTTATTAGATTTGTTAGAGTCATCATATTAAATGGAGGATTCCCTGATCCAATGGCGTGGTTATATTGTGGGGTTTTTGCCGTTATACCCTTCATTTTTGGTGTTTTTGTATTTAAGCGGACTCAAAATAAATTTATTCTTCATCTATAA
- a CDS encoding O-antigen ligase family protein, whose product MSNPVYGKKAAASRKGQTGSVLFWVLISGIILFLAWTPFQTALFNGQMLEFEKPIFWAAILACLLLFLWIAHSYKSIQLKDQKDWLAVGVLLLPITYILSLISAASHVLAMNMVIINCIYAIMFIIGLYVLREELGNRIIQVTMMTVAYLIVGFGLLHWFGQGKTAGAIAKWFSNTVLNGTYTHAVMTDSNGLRLTSVFQYANTYAAFLMAFLFAAVFFVTTSRKWYGQAFHSFMLVPIIVSLLLTLSRGGLVMLPVVFVLLLLFLKPAKQLLWILYCGIAGVTSLIVSKPVTELGLTLNEAFSSTGALKGCGILLGASATVGLLGWVIQSFIAPKLERSLDNWSAKKTSNLWIPLGSVAIGGLLIFLFIGTGLKNILPQNISVRLENINFNQHSVLERFTFYKDAMKVLADYPIIGAGGGAWASLYEQYQNNPYTSRQAHNFFLQYLIEVGIVGFVIFMSFILYIFYKYIRGYIKGNEDERNSHFLYLIIVLSILIHSILDFNMSYVFMGILVFLGLGGMAAVMDNKPVKKWSLKDSTARGAYSAIVGLCAIFVMITSIRYVQAADSGMEARRIVQVSSSFEEIKAPLDKDLSIRPSHPDSVLLTASLYQTIYKQEQDENFYNASVDLLNKALKAEPYNKSMLNRLIESYEMKQQPEQAYEVLINNAYKFKWDINWSEQIINKGYDLGTKALGTGDLATKDKYFKQATEAFAEVQTGIQHLATLPEGQLQGRSFENTPDMILHAGKMYYMMNQPEQASEALKLGIQEDLSQTTQQEIVRWYLAALQKQNLSDDALMEKLTQVDPNAKQNVQQISDLQF is encoded by the coding sequence TTGTCGAATCCAGTATACGGTAAAAAAGCCGCCGCGTCGAGAAAAGGTCAGACGGGATCGGTTTTGTTTTGGGTGTTAATATCAGGAATTATTCTGTTCCTAGCTTGGACGCCGTTCCAAACGGCTCTATTTAACGGACAAATGTTAGAATTTGAGAAACCGATTTTCTGGGCAGCTATCTTGGCTTGTCTACTACTATTTCTCTGGATTGCTCATTCCTATAAAAGCATCCAATTAAAAGATCAAAAAGATTGGCTGGCCGTGGGTGTGCTTTTACTCCCTATAACTTACATACTTTCACTCATTAGCGCCGCCTCTCATGTTCTTGCCATGAATATGGTAATCATTAATTGTATCTACGCCATAATGTTTATCATCGGTTTATATGTGCTACGTGAAGAATTGGGAAATCGAATTATCCAAGTCACGATGATGACGGTTGCCTATCTTATCGTGGGATTCGGCTTGCTCCATTGGTTTGGGCAAGGCAAGACTGCGGGTGCCATTGCGAAATGGTTTTCCAATACCGTTTTAAACGGAACCTACACCCATGCGGTCATGACAGATTCTAACGGTCTTCGTCTGACTTCCGTATTCCAGTACGCGAATACTTATGCCGCTTTTCTCATGGCATTCCTTTTCGCAGCCGTCTTTTTCGTTACAACATCACGTAAATGGTACGGGCAAGCCTTTCATAGCTTCATGTTGGTACCTATCATCGTCTCGCTGCTCTTGACGTTATCTCGGGGCGGTCTGGTGATGTTACCTGTTGTGTTTGTTTTGTTGCTCCTATTCCTGAAACCAGCTAAACAACTATTATGGATCTTGTACTGCGGTATAGCAGGCGTGACATCACTGATCGTTTCCAAACCGGTAACAGAGCTGGGGTTGACGTTAAATGAAGCCTTTAGCAGCACTGGTGCCCTTAAGGGCTGCGGTATTTTGCTCGGGGCTTCCGCTACTGTAGGACTTCTCGGATGGGTAATACAAAGTTTTATTGCGCCAAAACTTGAACGGTCTTTAGACAATTGGTCGGCTAAAAAAACCTCCAACTTATGGATTCCACTCGGTTCCGTTGCAATTGGAGGCTTGCTGATCTTCCTATTCATCGGTACCGGATTAAAAAATATACTTCCGCAAAACATCAGCGTCCGACTCGAAAATATTAACTTTAATCAGCACAGTGTTCTGGAACGTTTTACATTCTATAAAGACGCCATGAAAGTGCTGGCTGACTACCCGATCATCGGGGCCGGAGGCGGAGCATGGGCTTCACTCTATGAGCAATATCAGAACAACCCATATACAAGCCGTCAAGCCCATAACTTCTTTTTGCAGTACTTGATCGAAGTCGGAATTGTCGGATTTGTGATATTCATGTCGTTTATTCTGTATATTTTCTACAAGTATATTCGCGGTTATATCAAAGGGAATGAAGACGAACGTAATAGCCACTTCCTTTATCTCATCATCGTCCTTTCCATTTTGATTCATAGTATTTTGGACTTTAATATGAGCTATGTGTTCATGGGAATTCTAGTATTTCTGGGACTTGGCGGAATGGCAGCCGTAATGGATAATAAGCCTGTGAAAAAATGGAGCCTCAAAGATTCAACGGCCAGAGGTGCATATAGTGCAATCGTTGGGCTTTGCGCTATTTTTGTCATGATTACATCTATCCGGTATGTACAAGCCGCCGACTCGGGAATGGAAGCACGAAGAATCGTTCAAGTCAGCTCTTCATTTGAGGAAATTAAGGCTCCTCTTGATAAAGACTTGAGCATACGCCCGAGCCATCCCGACTCGGTATTGTTAACCGCATCACTCTATCAGACTATATATAAGCAAGAACAAGATGAGAATTTTTATAACGCATCTGTTGATCTACTTAATAAAGCGTTAAAAGCTGAACCATATAACAAGTCTATGCTAAATCGATTAATTGAAAGTTACGAAATGAAACAGCAACCGGAGCAAGCCTATGAAGTACTTATCAACAATGCCTATAAATTTAAATGGGACATTAACTGGTCCGAACAGATTATCAATAAAGGTTATGATCTAGGGACGAAGGCACTTGGCACAGGAGACCTAGCAACGAAAGACAAGTACTTCAAGCAAGCAACCGAGGCATTTGCCGAGGTTCAGACAGGTATTCAGCATTTAGCTACATTACCAGAAGGACAACTGCAAGGACGCTCATTTGAGAACACACCAGATATGATCCTACATGCAGGCAAAATGTACTACATGATGAATCAACCGGAGCAAGCATCAGAAGCTCTTAAGCTAGGCATACAAGAAGATCTCTCGCAGACAACACAACAGGAGATTGTACGGTGGTATTTGGCAGCATTACAAAAACAAAACTTGAGTGATGATGCCCTTATGGAGAAACTAACCCAAGTTGATCCAAATGCGAAACAAAATGTTCAACAGATTAGTGATCTTCAATTCTAA